The DNA sequence CGATAAAATTACGAGCTGCTTGTCTATACAGATGTGTTCAGCGGACTTAATGAGCACCGTTTTATGCACCTGCGTTGACAGCTATTGTCAGGCAGAAGTCAGACGCATAAACTGGCTTTGAGCAAACTGATGGTCGGGAAGTTTTCACCTGAACTTACAAGGGTGAAAAGCCTAAGCGCTGAAGTCATGGATATTCAACGCGATAGTTATAGTCAGCGTGTCCTTTAGTGAGTCGAGCTATTTACATTTTATCTAATAGGGTTAAGCGCGTTAGCGCTAATTGGGTAGGCCCATTGGTTTGTTTAAGGAATCTTAAACAGCCTATTTCACAAAATAACATGTCTTTAGCAACGGGGTGAAGCATAAAGCTTAGTTCGTTATCTTGTAAGTCTTTACACAATAAACGTACCCCTTCGGTTTCACAAACGATAGTGACGTAATCTTGATGATTGCCATAATCCCCCACCAGTGAGCTAAAATCTTGCTCTGCTAGGGGGTGTGATGAGGCCTGAGCATTACGTTGTTCAAATAACCACTGCCAGAAGCTATCACTGCTATACAAGTCATCCCAGATATTATGTTGATGCTGAGGGTACCAAGTTGACTGTAAGCAGGCTTGGCGATCCATATTGGTGAGCTTTGCCGCTAGCTCTAACGAGAACTCGGCTGGAATCACCTCATCTTTAAGCCCGTGGGCCAACCAGATAGGCAGGTGATCTAAACGTTGGTAAAGCTCTTCACATACCGGGCGTGGAGGTAAGTTTAGTGACCATGGCGCTAAACGATTTGGATCACCAGCGGCGAGTATGCTTAAAGCGGCAAAACGATTCGGTTGTGCTAGGGCTAAATTTGTCACGCCAAAGCCCCCCATGCTCAAACCGCTTAAGTAGATCCGACTCTTATCAATATTAAATTGCTGCTCCAGTTGGTCTAGTAGGCTAATTAGCTCAGCGATCGCCCAGCCTTCTCGTCCTTCCGGAATATGCGGGCTTACGCATATAGCGTCTAAATGGCGCTGCTTTAGGTAAGCATTGGGGCCAAAATCGACTAGCTGTTGAATGTCTTGGCCTATTTCGCCTCGGCCATGTAAAAACAGCACTAAGGGATAGGCTTGCTCTGGTTTTATTTGGCGAGGTTGACTCACAAGGTACTGATAAGAAGGTCGCTGAAGATGAGTATGTTGTTGAACAGAGAGAGTATGAGAATGCGCTGAGTTCACGTTAAGCTCCTTATGCTTAATACCTAACGTGAACCATCATAGCGAGATAAAGCGATTAAAAATAGAGACGAACCACAGATTCAACCACACACGCAGGACGGCGGCAGCCTTCTATTTCTACGGTGATTTCTTTCACTAACTCTAAGCCACGTTTAATAGGGGCTACACGGGTTAAACGAGTGCGAGCGCGAATACGGTTATTTACCTTCACCGGATAGGGGAAGCGCACCTGATTTATACCATAATTAACCATCATTTTTGCGGAGGGGTAAAGCGGTTGGTCAGGGTCTACGCTCTCGGTTAACGCGGGTAATAACGAGAGGGTTAAAAAACCATGAGCAATGGTGGTTTTAAAGGGCGATTCTTCTGCGGCCCGTTGTGGATCCGTATGTAGCCATTGATGGTCTTTGGTAACATCAGCAAATTGGTTAATTCGCTCTTGAGTTACGTTGAGCCAGTCGCCAACATGAATTTCTTCCCCTAGCTGCATAGACAGTTCTTCTAAGAGAGCCTCTGCTTTTGGGTGAAGCTCGATGGTTTCTTTAAAACTGGCTTGTTGGTCGCCATTTGAGCTTAATTGATACTCTCTCACCCAGTTCACTAATTGACTGTCATGGGCTTTATTAAGAAACTCAATCCAATGGTCACGTATGGCTGGAGACAGCCAATCTTTTAGTTCAAAGGGGTTTTGAGCCAGCATCTCACGCTTTTTCTTAAGAAAATCAACAACCTTCATATTTACTTCCCAATGCTGCTAGGCCTTACAATCCGGCTATTCTAAGAGTTTCATCTAGTCAGTCAAATAAATCTGAGTGCTAATTGAAAATCCCTGTAATTAAATATAGGCAAGCGTCAATTATTCAGCAATTATATACGCTATACAAAATCGAT is a window from the Agarivorans sp. TSD2052 genome containing:
- a CDS encoding carboxylesterase family protein, whose translation is MNSAHSHTLSVQQHTHLQRPSYQYLVSQPRQIKPEQAYPLVLFLHGRGEIGQDIQQLVDFGPNAYLKQRHLDAICVSPHIPEGREGWAIAELISLLDQLEQQFNIDKSRIYLSGLSMGGFGVTNLALAQPNRFAALSILAAGDPNRLAPWSLNLPPRPVCEELYQRLDHLPIWLAHGLKDEVIPAEFSLELAAKLTNMDRQACLQSTWYPQHQHNIWDDLYSSDSFWQWLFEQRNAQASSHPLAEQDFSSLVGDYGNHQDYVTIVCETEGVRLLCKDLQDNELSFMLHPVAKDMLFCEIGCLRFLKQTNGPTQLALTRLTLLDKM
- a CDS encoding MaoC family dehydratase, with amino-acid sequence MKVVDFLKKKREMLAQNPFELKDWLSPAIRDHWIEFLNKAHDSQLVNWVREYQLSSNGDQQASFKETIELHPKAEALLEELSMQLGEEIHVGDWLNVTQERINQFADVTKDHQWLHTDPQRAAEESPFKTTIAHGFLTLSLLPALTESVDPDQPLYPSAKMMVNYGINQVRFPYPVKVNNRIRARTRLTRVAPIKRGLELVKEITVEIEGCRRPACVVESVVRLYF